One genomic segment of Desulfocapsa sulfexigens DSM 10523 includes these proteins:
- a CDS encoding CBS domain-containing protein gives METLQDIMTTPVLTITPDASVSHALGIFTDRALIQIRRVE, from the coding sequence ATGGAAACTCTCCAGGACATCATGACAACCCCGGTTCTCACCATCACCCCGGACGCTTCCGTAAGCCACGCTCTTGGAATATTTACAGACCGGGCATTGATTCAGATCCGGCGGGTAGAATGA
- the pstB gene encoding phosphate ABC transporter ATP-binding protein PstB yields MEKIERENRTTVGQQFVDDARMTCRDVNVYYGEKHAIRDVSIDVGRNEVLAMIGPSGCGKSTFLRCLNRMNDTVDSCRVEGKIILDELDIYDKAVDVVPLRAQVGMVFQKPNPFPKSIYDNVAYGPKIHGLATTRVELDEVVESSLKKAGLWKEVSDRLDQPGTGLSGGQQQRLCIARAIAVRPEVILMDEPCSALDPIATATIEDLIAELQEQYTIVIVTHNMQQAARVSQRTAYFHLGDLIEVGNTDRVFTNPRHRLTEDYITGRFG; encoded by the coding sequence ATGGAGAAGATTGAGCGGGAAAATCGAACAACCGTCGGCCAGCAATTTGTCGATGATGCGCGCATGACCTGCCGTGACGTCAATGTCTATTATGGTGAAAAGCACGCCATCCGTGACGTTTCCATTGATGTCGGCCGTAATGAGGTGCTTGCCATGATTGGCCCTTCCGGCTGTGGCAAGTCGACTTTTCTTCGTTGTCTGAACAGGATGAACGATACCGTGGACAGCTGCCGGGTTGAGGGGAAAATAATTCTCGATGAACTGGATATTTATGACAAGGCGGTGGATGTGGTTCCCCTGCGTGCCCAGGTGGGGATGGTTTTCCAGAAACCAAATCCCTTCCCGAAATCAATTTATGATAATGTTGCCTATGGTCCCAAGATTCATGGTCTTGCAACAACACGCGTTGAACTTGACGAGGTGGTTGAGAGTTCTTTGAAGAAAGCAGGGTTGTGGAAAGAGGTGAGTGACAGGCTTGATCAGCCGGGAACCGGCCTTTCCGGAGGTCAGCAGCAGCGGCTCTGCATTGCACGGGCCATTGCCGTACGACCCGAAGTGATCCTTATGGATGAACCCTGTTCAGCACTCGATCCAATAGCTACTGCGACGATTGAGGATCTTATTGCCGAGCTTCAGGAGCAATACACCATTGTGATTGTTACCCATAATATGCAGCAGGCTGCCCGGGTTTCCCAACGGACAGCCTATTTTCATCTTGGTGATCTGATTGAGGTCGGCAATACTGACAGAGTTTTTACCAATCCCCGTCACAGGCTGACTGAGGATTATATCACCGGTCGTTTTGGCTGA
- a CDS encoding substrate-binding domain-containing protein, whose product MLKKGIIFTAASLFAVTAVSNVQAAAGRDYISIVGSSTVYPFSTTVAEQFGKTTKFKTPKIESTGSGGGMKLFCAGSGIETPDITNASRRIKFSEYEKCQQNGVKEIIEVKIGYDGIVLANAKTAEQMKLSKKDIFLALAKDVPDPKGGETLVANPYMTWKEVNASLPDTKIEVLGPPPTSGTRDAFVELAMEGGCKKIDWIAALKKTDSKHYKAVCHTVREDGGYVEAGENDNLIVQKLEANPKAIGIFGFSFLDQNGDKIQGSIVDGEEPTFENIAAGNYAVSRPLYFYVKKSHMGVVPGMAEFLGEFSSDKAWGEEGYLADKGLIPMPEDERKQFASDIKSSKDLVLSK is encoded by the coding sequence ATGTTGAAGAAAGGAATTATTTTTACAGCAGCATCTCTGTTTGCTGTTACCGCTGTCTCAAATGTGCAGGCAGCTGCAGGTCGTGATTATATCTCAATCGTTGGTTCATCAACGGTCTACCCCTTTTCCACCACCGTAGCGGAGCAGTTTGGGAAGACCACAAAATTTAAAACCCCGAAAATCGAGTCGACCGGTTCTGGTGGAGGTATGAAGCTTTTTTGCGCCGGTTCCGGTATCGAGACTCCGGATATTACCAATGCATCGCGGAGAATCAAGTTTTCCGAGTATGAGAAGTGTCAGCAGAATGGGGTCAAAGAAATTATTGAAGTGAAAATCGGCTATGACGGAATTGTGTTGGCAAACGCCAAAACGGCAGAGCAGATGAAACTCAGTAAAAAGGATATTTTCCTTGCTCTCGCAAAAGATGTTCCAGATCCAAAGGGTGGTGAAACGCTGGTTGCCAACCCCTATATGACCTGGAAAGAGGTAAATGCTTCCCTGCCTGACACCAAAATCGAAGTCCTGGGTCCTCCTCCCACATCCGGTACCCGTGATGCCTTTGTTGAGCTTGCCATGGAAGGCGGTTGCAAGAAGATTGACTGGATAGCGGCTCTGAAGAAAACAGATTCAAAGCACTATAAGGCAGTCTGTCACACCGTACGTGAAGATGGTGGGTATGTGGAAGCTGGAGAAAATGACAATCTGATCGTACAAAAACTTGAAGCAAATCCCAAGGCAATTGGTATATTCGGATTCAGTTTTCTTGATCAGAATGGTGATAAAATTCAGGGTTCCATTGTTGATGGCGAAGAGCCGACCTTCGAGAATATTGCAGCAGGTAACTATGCGGTCTCCCGTCCTTTGTACTTCTATGTGAAGAAATCTCATATGGGTGTTGTTCCAGGTATGGCTGAATTTCTTGGAGAGTTCTCCAGTGACAAGGCCTGGGGGGAAGAAGGATATCTTGCTGATAAAGGGCTTATTCCAATGCCGGAAGATGAGCGTAAGCAGTTTGCTTCTGATATCAAATCTTCTAAAGACCTTGTTTTAAGCAAATAA
- the pstA gene encoding phosphate ABC transporter permease PstA has translation MQVERKESTMDRVNVGLARRYRREKRFRLFGLGAIIASISFLGLLFVSIGANGWSAFQQAEILLDIHFDTEQFDVDNLSSANYGALVKNSMKGLFPDVKGRSDTRNLHKLASTGASYVLQKMVMKDTAIIGSTQKVWLPADDEVDMFLKGYISRDVPESDRRLNDKQVYWIDQLVAGGRLEKKFNTTFFSAGDSREPELAGIRGAAVGSFFTLAVTLLLAFPIGVATAVYLEEFAPRNRWTDLIEVNINNLAAVPSIVFGLLGLAVFLNVFGMPRSAPLVGGLVLTLMTLPTIIIASRASLKSVPPSIREAALGVGASKMQAITHHILPLALPGMMTGTIIGMAQALGETAPLLMIGMVAFIVDVPGAVTDPSTVLPVQIYLWADSPERAFVERTSAAIMVLLAFLISMNAVAVFLRKKFERRW, from the coding sequence ATGCAGGTAGAAAGAAAAGAATCCACCATGGATAGGGTCAATGTCGGGCTTGCCAGAAGATATAGGCGGGAAAAGCGATTTCGGCTCTTTGGACTTGGGGCGATTATTGCGAGTATCAGTTTTCTTGGGCTGCTTTTTGTATCCATTGGAGCAAACGGGTGGTCTGCTTTTCAGCAGGCCGAGATCCTTCTCGATATCCATTTTGATACAGAGCAGTTTGATGTGGACAATCTCTCCTCTGCAAATTATGGAGCGCTGGTAAAAAATTCAATGAAAGGCCTTTTCCCCGATGTGAAAGGCCGTAGTGATACACGAAATCTCCATAAACTTGCAAGTACTGGTGCCTCCTATGTCCTGCAGAAAATGGTGATGAAGGATACTGCTATCATCGGTTCCACACAGAAGGTCTGGCTACCCGCCGATGATGAAGTGGATATGTTTCTCAAGGGCTATATTTCCCGGGATGTTCCCGAAAGTGACCGGCGGCTCAATGATAAACAGGTGTACTGGATAGATCAGCTTGTAGCTGGGGGACGTCTTGAGAAGAAGTTTAATACCACTTTTTTTTCTGCAGGAGATTCCAGGGAGCCTGAACTTGCCGGAATTCGAGGAGCTGCAGTGGGCTCCTTTTTTACACTTGCAGTCACCCTGCTGCTTGCCTTTCCAATAGGTGTGGCCACCGCTGTCTATCTTGAAGAGTTTGCTCCCCGTAACAGGTGGACAGATCTTATCGAGGTGAACATCAACAATCTGGCCGCTGTTCCCTCCATTGTTTTTGGCCTGCTTGGGCTGGCGGTATTTTTAAATGTATTCGGAATGCCCCGCTCCGCTCCTCTGGTTGGTGGTCTGGTTCTTACTTTGATGACCCTGCCCACCATTATCATCGCTTCAAGGGCTTCCCTGAAATCGGTTCCCCCTTCCATTCGTGAGGCGGCACTCGGTGTCGGTGCCTCGAAGATGCAGGCCATAACACACCATATCCTGCCCCTTGCCCTGCCTGGAATGATGACCGGAACTATCATAGGAATGGCCCAGGCACTGGGGGAAACCGCACCCCTTCTGATGATTGGGATGGTAGCCTTTATTGTGGACGTACCAGGGGCGGTAACCGATCCCTCCACCGTGCTTCCTGTACAGATTTATCTCTGGGCTGACTCACCGGAACGTGCCTTTGTGGAGCGCACTTCCGCTGCCATTATGGTTCTGCTTGCCTTTCTTATTTCCATGAATGCAGTGGCAGTTTTCCTTCGAAAGAAATTCGAACGTCGCTGGTAG